AGTAGCACAGTTATAAAATACATCAGAATGTTGTTAAGAAAGGTGTCAGAACAGGCAAGTTGGACCACTTCTTTGAGTTCACAAAAAAAGTGAGGAATTTCCAAGTCCATACAGAAGGACAATCGCAACACTATTAAACTTTGTAACAAGGAATTCAGGGCacccatgatccaggacaccagaaccagcagtccacagagatgggggttcatgatgaccatatagtgcagggggtggcagatggccacataccTGTCATAGGCCATGACGGCGAGAAGGAAGTCATCCAGTCCTgcaaagaatatgaaaaaatacaaCTGTGTGATGCAGCCTGCATAGGTGATGGCTTTCCTATGTGTCTGGATGTTCACCAGCATCTttgggatggtggtggaggtgaaacagatgtctaccaGGGACAGGTtgcagaggaagaagtacatgggcgtgtggaggtgggagtctgagctgatggccaggatgatgagcaggtttccaaccacagtgatcaggtacatggagaggaaaagcccaaatatgaggggctgcAGTGCTGGTTCCTCTGAAAAtcccagaagaagaaattctgaaatcaAAGTATCATTCCCAGGTCCCATGGGGTGGAAGTGACTAGTTGGAAAGTTAA
The sequence above is a segment of the Myotis daubentonii chromosome 5, mMyoDau2.1, whole genome shotgun sequence genome. Coding sequences within it:
- the LOC132234393 gene encoding olfactory receptor 7A10-like, which gives rise to MYLITVVGNLLIILAISSDSHLHTPMYFFLCNLSLVDICFTSTTIPKMLVNIQTHRKAITYAGCITQLYFFIFFAGLDDFLLAVMAYDRYVAICHPLHYMVIMNPHLCGLLVLVSWIMVVSLFYGTILGVYLSSAATHSSHSSIAASVMYTVVTPMLNPFIYSLRNRDIKRALKRFLGMAGTKGTINRG